The following coding sequences lie in one Glycine soja cultivar W05 chromosome 16, ASM419377v2, whole genome shotgun sequence genomic window:
- the LOC114388943 gene encoding rac-like GTP-binding protein RHO1: MSASRFIKCVTVGDGAVGKTCLLISYTSNTFPTDYVPTVFDNFSANVVVNGATVNLGLWDTAGQEDYNRLRPLSYRGADVFILAFSLISKASYENVSKKWIPELKHYAPDVPIILVGTKLDLRDDKQFFIDHPGAVPITTVQGEELMKLINAPAYIECSSKSQQNVKAVFDAAIRVVLQPPKQKKKKSKAQKACSIL; this comes from the exons ATGAGCGCTTCTAGGTTCATCAAGTGTGTCACTGTCGGGGATGGAGCCGTGGGCAAAACTTGTTTGCTAATCTCCTACACCAGCAACACCTTCCCCACT GATTATGTGCCAACTGTTTTCGACAATTTCAGCGCAAATGTGGTTGTGAATGGAGCCACTGTTAATCTAGGATTATGGGACACTGCCG GTCAAGAGGATTATAATAGATTACGACCTTTGAGTTATCGTGGTGCCGATGTTTTCATATTAGCTTTCTCTCTGATTAGCAAGGCCAGTTATGAAAATGTTTCCAAGAAG TGGATTCCAGAGTTGAAACATTATGCACCTGATGTTCCCATTATTTTGGTTGGCACAAAGCTTG ACCTTCGAGATGATAAGCAGTTCTTCATAGACCATCCTGGTGCTGTACCCATTACCACCGTtcag GGAGAAGAACTTATGAAGCTGATTAATGCACCTGCTTACATTGAATGCAGTTCGAAATCACAACAG AACGTGAAGGCAGTATTTGATGCAGCCATAAGAGTTGTCCTTCAACCaccaaagcaaaagaaaaagaagagtaaAGCACAAAAGGCATGTTCAATATTGTGA